A section of the Bacteroidetes Order II. bacterium genome encodes:
- a CDS encoding ABC transporter permease produces the protein MTAFWALWKREVVKFLFDRGRMGGALAQPLLFWLLLGLGFQGSFRLREDAGVSFLTFLFPGMVLLVVVFTAIFSTVSIVEEKRSGFFQAALIAPVSRWWLVFGNVAGGTTLGMLQAALFLLLTPVMGIPTTLLGMVSAWLICGLMGMTFGSLGFIMAWKVKSTRGFLALMNFFLMPLWMLSGAFFPISGIPKSVQWMAWLNPVTYGLDALRIALYGFENLPVHTTLGFLPSVGIFLSFTLLALFWAQYAIHKPFTD, from the coding sequence ATGACTGCTTTTTGGGCACTTTGGAAACGAGAAGTGGTGAAGTTTCTTTTCGATCGTGGTCGGATGGGTGGTGCTTTGGCGCAACCTCTTCTTTTTTGGCTACTCTTGGGGTTGGGTTTTCAAGGAAGTTTCAGGCTGAGAGAAGACGCAGGTGTTTCGTTTCTGACATTCCTTTTTCCTGGAATGGTGTTATTGGTGGTGGTATTTACGGCCATCTTTTCGACCGTTTCGATTGTGGAGGAAAAACGTAGTGGTTTTTTTCAGGCGGCCCTGATTGCCCCTGTTTCGCGTTGGTGGTTGGTTTTTGGGAATGTGGCTGGAGGTACGACGCTTGGAATGCTACAAGCGGCACTTTTTTTACTCCTAACGCCTGTCATGGGCATTCCAACAACCCTTTTGGGCATGGTATCTGCATGGCTTATTTGTGGTTTGATGGGCATGACGTTTGGTAGTCTGGGCTTTATTATGGCATGGAAAGTAAAATCCACCCGTGGTTTTCTGGCCCTTATGAATTTTTTTCTAATGCCACTTTGGATGCTTTCTGGGGCATTTTTCCCGATTTCTGGCATTCCCAAAAGCGTACAATGGATGGCATGGCTCAATCCGGTCACGTATGGTTTGGATGCCTTGCGTATCGCGCTCTATGGCTTTGAAAATCTTCCTGTACACACAACCTTGGGGTTTTTGCCCTCGGTGGGTATTTTTTTAAGTTTCACGCTGCTCGCCCTATTTTGGGCACAATACGCCATCCATAAACCCTTTACAGATTAA
- a CDS encoding ABC transporter ATP-binding protein: MLDILVAKGLNFRYGSQMALDGLEVKVPDRSLFGLLGPNGSGKTTFFNIISTLLRPSSGMCRVAGTEVSENPARVRQQLGVVFQQPALDLALSVRENLRLHGALYGLKGHLIDDRIAQSLQQFGIRERAADRCKSLSGGLLRRVDLARSILHRPKLLLLDEPTNGLDPVARHAFWGFIHEMRQQYPMTVLVATHLMEEAEKCDELVILNQGKVVCRGTPEELKSTLGSDTLWISTPNPEILGTLLHEKMGWTVKQFGKALCVWHHAPDTLLTPLYRDFGGSITAVSIRKPTLEDVFLTHTGHPFDPNPSVGV, from the coding sequence ATGTTGGATATTCTGGTTGCGAAAGGCCTTAATTTTCGTTATGGAAGCCAAATGGCATTGGATGGGTTAGAGGTTAAAGTCCCCGATCGCTCTTTGTTTGGCCTCTTGGGCCCCAATGGTTCTGGAAAGACCACATTTTTTAACATAATATCTACGCTCCTACGGCCAAGTTCAGGGATGTGTCGCGTTGCAGGTACAGAGGTTTCGGAAAATCCGGCGCGGGTACGGCAACAATTGGGCGTGGTTTTTCAACAACCGGCTTTAGATCTGGCCCTTTCGGTACGCGAGAACTTACGGCTTCATGGTGCCCTCTATGGGCTAAAAGGCCATCTCATAGACGACCGGATCGCTCAGAGCCTTCAGCAATTTGGTATTCGGGAACGTGCAGCTGATCGGTGCAAAAGCCTGAGTGGTGGCTTGCTACGGCGTGTAGATTTAGCAAGAAGCATCTTGCACCGACCCAAGTTATTGCTATTGGATGAGCCAACGAATGGATTAGACCCCGTTGCACGCCACGCCTTCTGGGGGTTTATTCACGAAATGCGGCAACAATACCCAATGACCGTTTTGGTGGCCACCCATTTAATGGAAGAAGCCGAGAAATGTGATGAATTGGTGATCCTCAACCAAGGAAAAGTGGTGTGTCGGGGTACGCCTGAAGAACTTAAATCCACTCTTGGGAGTGATACGCTTTGGATTTCGACTCCCAACCCGGAAATACTCGGTACGTTATTACACGAAAAAATGGGGTGGACGGTGAAGCAATTCGGAAAGGCGTTGTGTGTCTGGCATCATGCCCCCGACACATTGTTAACCCCTTTGTATCGTGATTTTGGCGGAAGTATTACTGCGGTATCTATCCGTAAACCAACCTTGGAAGATGTCTTTTTGACGCATACCGGGCATCCTTTTGACCCTAATCCTTCTGTGGGCGTATGA
- the nadC gene encoding carboxylating nicotinate-nucleotide diphosphorylase, whose product MLPSYLSVARIDQAIQLALSEDVGTGDIATLATIDPHKQATAQFLAKADGVLAGIWVAERVFEQVDSAINVSWAAREGDWIEKGVWFGTVEGPARSVLVAERLVLNFMQRMSGIATATRRMVDAAKPHPAQILDTRKTVPGLRELDKWAVLIGGGKNHRIGLYDMMMIKDNHITAAGGIRKALDAARAYLRSKALAVEIEIETRTLDEVREVLAAGGADRIMLDNMTQKRPDGSLEVTLLSEAVKLIAGKFKTEASGNVTLETIPQIAATGVDFISSGSLTHSVTAMDISLKIRLD is encoded by the coding sequence ATGTTACCTTCCTATCTCTCGGTTGCCCGTATAGACCAAGCCATCCAACTTGCCCTCTCGGAAGATGTGGGCACGGGCGATATCGCTACCCTAGCAACCATTGATCCCCATAAGCAGGCAACTGCGCAATTTTTAGCAAAGGCAGATGGTGTTCTCGCTGGCATTTGGGTTGCCGAACGGGTGTTTGAGCAGGTGGATTCTGCAATAAATGTATCGTGGGCAGCACGCGAGGGCGACTGGATAGAAAAAGGGGTCTGGTTTGGAACAGTGGAAGGCCCGGCACGCTCAGTTCTGGTAGCAGAACGCTTGGTACTCAATTTCATGCAACGAATGTCTGGTATTGCAACCGCCACCCGGCGTATGGTTGACGCCGCCAAGCCTCATCCTGCGCAGATTTTAGATACGCGCAAAACCGTCCCCGGTCTTCGGGAATTAGACAAATGGGCGGTATTGATTGGAGGCGGGAAAAATCATCGAATCGGACTTTATGATATGATGATGATTAAGGACAATCATATTACTGCTGCCGGAGGGATCCGAAAGGCATTAGATGCCGCACGGGCGTATCTTAGAAGTAAAGCGCTTGCTGTGGAGATCGAAATTGAAACCAGAACACTGGATGAAGTCCGCGAGGTGCTGGCAGCAGGTGGTGCAGACCGCATTATGCTGGATAACATGACCCAGAAAAGACCAGATGGTTCATTAGAGGTGACTTTATTGAGCGAGGCGGTTAAACTTATTGCGGGGAAGTTCAAAACGGAAGCTTCTGGTAATGTGACCCTCGAAACCATTCCGCAAATTGCCGCAACAGGGGTAGATTTTATTTCTTCTGGATCCCTAACCCATTCGGTTACGGCAATGGATATTTCACTCAAGATCCGCTTGGATTAA
- a CDS encoding COX15/CtaA family protein, which yields MELVRRMSTLEVPQKVYQRLAFIGTITLALVYLVILAGSVVRASGAGMGCPDWPKCFGKLIPPTDVSELPANYREVYAEEHNAVEEFNATKTWTEYINRLIGAALGLSILLQLLFALPLYKTDKWFLVLSFLNLIGIGFQAWLGAVVVSSALSPVKITIHMVMALVILAIGAALLFRIQNRHLSVFPGYPTAVRTTVGIALLLTIIQVLIGTQVREEVDVLLDQVARTEIIAGLGISFGIHRVLALVTFFVNGWLMHLIFTEKASPSLMKRWMLVVMGSILASVASGLVLAGNDLPAFAQPIHLLLACIMFGGQFTLLLYAFKLTPRKDGAR from the coding sequence TTGGAGTTGGTACGCCGGATGAGCACGCTGGAAGTCCCCCAAAAAGTTTATCAACGTTTGGCGTTCATCGGAACCATTACCTTGGCGCTCGTTTATTTGGTGATTCTGGCGGGATCTGTGGTGCGTGCCAGTGGAGCCGGGATGGGATGTCCCGATTGGCCAAAGTGTTTTGGAAAACTCATTCCGCCTACCGATGTCTCGGAGTTACCAGCGAATTACCGAGAGGTCTATGCCGAAGAACACAACGCCGTTGAAGAATTTAATGCCACCAAAACTTGGACCGAGTACATTAATCGTCTGATTGGCGCTGCGTTGGGCCTGTCCATTTTATTACAGTTATTGTTTGCCTTGCCGCTATACAAAACCGATAAATGGTTTCTTGTACTTTCGTTTTTGAACCTGATTGGGATTGGATTCCAGGCATGGCTGGGGGCTGTGGTCGTGAGTTCGGCGCTTTCGCCCGTCAAAATTACCATCCATATGGTGATGGCTTTGGTGATCTTAGCGATTGGGGCGGCCTTGCTTTTCCGGATACAAAACCGACATTTAAGCGTCTTTCCAGGCTACCCAACGGCCGTCCGAACAACCGTAGGGATCGCATTATTGCTCACCATAATCCAAGTTTTGATAGGTACACAGGTACGTGAAGAAGTAGATGTGTTGTTGGATCAGGTGGCGCGTACTGAAATTATAGCAGGGCTGGGCATTTCTTTTGGGATTCATCGTGTCTTGGCTTTGGTTACATTCTTTGTAAATGGCTGGTTGATGCACCTGATTTTCACGGAGAAAGCTTCTCCGAGCCTCATGAAACGATGGATGTTGGTGGTGATGGGGAGTATTCTTGCTTCGGTGGCTTCTGGCTTGGTATTGGCTGGCAATGACCTGCCTGCATTTGCACAACCAATACATTTATTATTGGCTTGTATCATGTTTGGAGGACAGTTTACCCTTTTACTTTATGCGTTCAAACTTACCCCTCGAAAAGACGGTGCGCGTTAA
- the cyoE gene encoding protoheme IX farnesyltransferase, with product MIRRDKQKEPTLWTDLWELTKPEISFLVAISAVAGFLLGSTNGLDWLKLLHTVLGVCLTSAGGAILNHYIERDYDALMHRTARRPLPAGRLSPLPILVLGCTLALVGIGYTFVWVNLVTTLLAAITVVLYVAVYTPLKRITHYNTLVGTIPGALPALGGWTAATGSFDLGGWLMFGILLTWQMPHFLAVSWMYRKDYERGGFKMLSVTEPTGRATIVQTVLFTALTVGLSLSLLQTGLVGGLYISGAVLLGSYFLVTSIRFYMEMTHQHARKVLLASVLYIPALLLCLVLDRLL from the coding sequence ATGATCCGGCGGGATAAGCAAAAAGAACCAACGCTTTGGACCGACCTCTGGGAATTAACCAAGCCAGAGATTTCATTTTTGGTTGCCATCTCGGCGGTGGCCGGTTTCTTATTGGGGAGCACAAATGGGTTAGACTGGCTCAAACTTCTTCATACGGTTTTGGGTGTTTGCCTCACATCGGCGGGTGGGGCAATCCTGAACCATTATATAGAACGGGATTATGACGCACTTATGCACCGGACTGCCCGTCGGCCATTGCCTGCCGGAAGGCTATCCCCCCTGCCTATTTTGGTATTAGGATGTACTTTGGCCCTTGTGGGGATAGGTTATACCTTTGTATGGGTGAATCTGGTCACAACGCTATTGGCCGCCATTACCGTTGTTTTGTATGTGGCGGTTTATACCCCACTTAAACGCATTACCCATTACAATACCCTCGTTGGAACCATTCCAGGAGCTTTACCTGCATTGGGTGGTTGGACGGCGGCTACGGGGAGTTTTGATTTAGGGGGATGGTTGATGTTTGGAATACTGCTAACATGGCAAATGCCACATTTTTTAGCGGTTTCATGGATGTACCGTAAAGACTACGAACGGGGTGGATTTAAAATGTTGAGCGTAACAGAGCCTACTGGCCGCGCGACAATCGTTCAAACTGTCTTGTTTACCGCACTTACGGTTGGATTAAGCCTCTCATTACTTCAAACCGGACTCGTTGGCGGGCTGTACATCTCTGGTGCGGTTTTGTTGGGGAGTTATTTTCTGGTAACATCTATCCGGTTCTATATGGAAATGACCCATCAACATGCCCGAAAGGTACTCTTGGCGTCGGTCTTATATATTCCGGCCTTGTTGCTTTGTCTCGTGTTGGATCGCCTTCTTTGA
- a CDS encoding amidohydrolase family protein codes for MLICLLVGFGQVTAQETPVAFTGATLLPISGAPIEQGVLVVQQGKILAIGKASAVRIPPNAQRVDLSGKMLMPGLIDTHSHVGEAAGGDGSAALQPDVRVLDALNVLSPSLGRARAGGITTVNVMPGSGHLLSGQTAYLKLRKGKAIQDLLLCKDLLSEVCGGMKMANGTNPMRDNGTFPGTRSRSAAMARQWFLKAQHYQRKVQEAAGDPSKMPERDLQMEALVQVLEGKRTVHFHTHRADDILTAIRIGQEFGFKPVLQHVSEGWKVAKEIAASGFPASVIVIDSPGGKLEALELRFDTGAALVKEGVLMGYHTDDYITDSRLFLRSAALGIRAGLNREKALESLTLAGAKMLGLDHRVGTLEVGKDADFIVLSGDPMSVYTRIEQTWIEGQIVFDLSNPEDRKFANGAYGVLVGDVVHTHHDGEDDGHR; via the coding sequence ATGCTCATTTGCCTGTTGGTGGGCTTTGGACAGGTGACAGCACAAGAAACACCGGTTGCCTTCACGGGTGCAACCTTGCTTCCTATTTCCGGCGCCCCCATCGAACAAGGCGTTTTGGTGGTTCAGCAGGGAAAGATTCTGGCCATTGGAAAGGCTTCTGCCGTGCGCATTCCACCTAATGCCCAGCGCGTGGATCTTTCAGGAAAGATGCTGATGCCCGGCCTGATAGACACCCACTCGCATGTAGGTGAAGCAGCCGGAGGAGATGGATCGGCTGCCCTCCAACCAGATGTACGAGTACTGGATGCGTTAAACGTCCTCAGCCCATCTTTAGGACGTGCCAGAGCGGGCGGTATCACCACCGTAAACGTGATGCCAGGATCGGGGCATTTGCTCTCTGGCCAAACGGCTTATCTAAAATTGCGAAAAGGAAAGGCCATTCAGGATCTCTTATTATGCAAAGACTTGCTCAGTGAAGTTTGCGGTGGCATGAAAATGGCCAATGGGACCAATCCGATGCGCGATAATGGCACCTTCCCCGGAACCAGGTCTCGGTCTGCTGCAATGGCACGTCAGTGGTTCCTGAAAGCACAACACTATCAACGGAAGGTGCAAGAAGCGGCTGGCGACCCCAGTAAAATGCCCGAACGCGACTTGCAGATGGAGGCGCTTGTACAAGTCCTTGAGGGCAAACGTACAGTCCACTTCCATACCCATCGGGCAGACGACATCCTCACCGCCATCCGAATTGGGCAGGAATTCGGCTTTAAACCTGTTCTACAACACGTGAGTGAAGGCTGGAAGGTGGCCAAAGAAATTGCGGCATCGGGATTTCCGGCATCGGTCATTGTAATAGATTCGCCCGGTGGAAAATTAGAGGCCCTGGAATTGCGCTTCGACACTGGTGCGGCTTTGGTTAAAGAAGGTGTGCTTATGGGCTATCATACGGATGATTACATCACCGATTCACGCCTCTTTTTGCGCTCGGCGGCCTTAGGAATACGGGCTGGACTGAATCGGGAGAAAGCCCTTGAGAGCCTGACCCTCGCTGGCGCCAAAATGTTGGGGCTTGATCATCGGGTTGGAACACTCGAAGTGGGTAAAGATGCAGATTTTATTGTCCTTAGTGGCGACCCGATGAGTGTTTACACCCGAATTGAACAAACTTGGATTGAAGGTCAAATAGTGTTTGACCTAAGCAATCCGGAAGACCGAAAATTTGCTAACGGAGCCTATGGCGTATTGGTCGGAGATGTGGTTCACACCCATCATGATGGGGAAGACGATGGCCACCGATAA
- a CDS encoding alpha/beta fold hydrolase: MSTYSFPFKQKDTFTYWDEGAANGPALLYLHGILGDVENWKNNITPFTEVGYRVIVPLLPCYKMPLRETHVPGLAKYVAQFVAAIGKPEKMIVIGNSLGGQVGLHYIRDHQEDVFAQVLAGSSGIRELAMRGEFFRRKDLEFIRSRARLTFHDADKHFNNHFLEEVSKIVNNREYALKLIAMARSSAHDVVGDFLHELDMPNLIIWGANDQLTPPDVAQEFKNGLPNAELHFLQECGHAPMMEHPEAFNALLMDWLKRVCPITA, encoded by the coding sequence ATGTCCACCTATTCTTTCCCTTTTAAGCAAAAAGACACCTTTACCTACTGGGACGAAGGAGCAGCCAATGGCCCTGCCCTGTTGTATTTGCATGGCATCTTGGGCGATGTGGAAAACTGGAAAAACAATATTACGCCGTTTACCGAAGTAGGTTATCGGGTAATTGTGCCGCTTTTGCCATGCTACAAAATGCCCTTGCGCGAGACCCACGTACCCGGTTTGGCAAAATATGTGGCACAATTCGTAGCTGCGATCGGCAAACCCGAAAAAATGATTGTCATTGGCAATTCTCTCGGTGGCCAAGTGGGGCTTCATTACATCCGTGATCACCAAGAGGACGTTTTTGCGCAAGTATTGGCAGGTTCTTCCGGTATCCGCGAACTGGCCATGCGGGGCGAGTTTTTCCGCCGGAAAGACTTGGAATTTATCCGCTCCCGCGCCAGACTCACCTTCCACGATGCCGACAAGCACTTCAACAACCACTTTTTAGAAGAAGTGAGCAAGATTGTGAACAACCGCGAATACGCCCTAAAACTCATCGCTATGGCCCGATCCTCGGCGCATGATGTGGTCGGGGATTTTCTGCACGAGTTGGATATGCCCAACCTCATTATTTGGGGCGCAAACGACCAACTTACACCGCCCGATGTGGCCCAAGAATTCAAAAATGGGTTACCAAACGCCGAGTTACACTTCTTGCAAGAATGTGGCCATGCCCCGATGATGGAACACCCAGAAGCATTTAATGCCTTGCTGATGGATTGGCTAAAGCGCGTTTGCCCTATTACCGCCTGA
- the glmM gene encoding phosphoglucosamine mutase → MPLMVSISGIRGVFGDGLDAMVLVKYAAAFGVWVRNRASETGGKPLVAVGRDARVTGELCQTLVMETLRSVGCNVLDVGLATTPTVEMAVLGAQATGGIILSASHNPAEWNALKLLNENGEFLTPEQGKAVIDLAASGTVTAVPYTQIGGYSAQDYLPYHIQKILELPYIYPKQIAAQDFKVVVDGVNSVGGVAIPALLKALGIREENIIRLHCNPTGLFAHNPEPLPEHLSEIMDMVTATNADLGIVVDPDADRLAFVAEDGHFYGEELTQVTAADFMLGHKPGPFATNLSSSRAADDVVAAYGQTSYRAAVGEINVVMLMKEVGAVVGGEGNGGVILPDLHHGRDALVGTAIVLQHMVNTGKSLSQLKAGYPAYSISKNKITLDKVDADTVLRQIAQRYQKERISTIDGVKIDFPNEWVHLRKSNTEPIIRIYAEARTPDQAQALAQRFMDELAAVESTP, encoded by the coding sequence ATGCCTTTAATGGTCTCAATCTCCGGAATTCGAGGCGTCTTTGGGGACGGCTTGGATGCAATGGTTTTGGTTAAATACGCTGCTGCATTTGGTGTTTGGGTGCGCAACCGCGCAAGCGAAACCGGTGGCAAGCCTTTGGTGGCCGTAGGACGCGATGCCCGTGTTACCGGAGAACTCTGTCAAACCTTGGTCATGGAAACCCTGCGCTCGGTGGGCTGCAATGTATTGGATGTAGGTTTAGCCACCACGCCCACGGTAGAAATGGCCGTGCTTGGCGCACAAGCAACGGGTGGCATTATTTTATCTGCCTCACACAATCCTGCCGAATGGAATGCGCTTAAACTGCTGAACGAAAACGGAGAATTCCTTACCCCCGAACAAGGAAAAGCAGTCATAGACCTTGCAGCGTCGGGTACGGTTACGGCTGTGCCTTATACCCAAATCGGTGGTTATTCGGCACAAGACTACTTACCCTATCACATACAAAAAATTTTGGAACTCCCTTATATCTATCCTAAGCAAATTGCCGCTCAAGATTTTAAGGTGGTGGTGGATGGGGTGAATTCGGTGGGCGGCGTGGCCATTCCTGCTTTGTTGAAGGCATTGGGCATTCGTGAAGAAAACATCATCCGTCTTCACTGCAACCCTACGGGCCTCTTTGCGCACAACCCAGAACCCTTGCCAGAGCATCTTTCCGAAATCATGGATATGGTCACCGCTACCAACGCGGATTTAGGCATTGTGGTGGATCCAGACGCCGATCGGCTTGCATTTGTGGCAGAAGATGGCCATTTTTATGGAGAAGAACTTACACAAGTAACCGCAGCAGATTTTATGCTTGGCCATAAACCAGGTCCCTTTGCAACCAATTTATCTTCGAGCCGAGCCGCAGATGACGTAGTGGCGGCCTATGGCCAAACGTCTTACCGTGCTGCCGTTGGTGAAATCAATGTAGTGATGTTGATGAAGGAAGTGGGGGCTGTAGTGGGTGGTGAAGGGAATGGCGGGGTAATCCTACCCGACCTTCACCACGGACGGGATGCACTGGTGGGCACGGCCATCGTATTACAACATATGGTGAATACCGGAAAGTCCCTCTCCCAGCTTAAAGCCGGATACCCTGCGTATAGCATCTCCAAAAACAAAATTACCTTAGACAAAGTGGATGCCGATACGGTCTTGCGCCAAATAGCACAACGCTATCAAAAGGAGCGTATCTCAACCATTGATGGTGTAAAAATTGACTTTCCGAACGAATGGGTCCACCTACGCAAGTCCAATACCGAACCAATTATCCGGATTTATGCCGAGGCCCGCACCCCCGATCAGGCCCAAGCCCTTGCACAGCGTTTTATGGATGAACTGGCTGCCGTTGAAAGTACTCCCTAA
- a CDS encoding DUF420 domain-containing protein gives MTYQDLPALNAILNLLSTLLLLRGFLLIRQKDIARHRQTMIAAMASSAVFLTSYLTYHTLRQMDSGIGHTVFPEYAPDVLRYIYYGILVPHVVLAALVLPLVLMTFYRGLKTQQKGGSPYVARHRRIARFTFPVWLFVSVTGVVVYLLLYQVAPLFKG, from the coding sequence ATGACCTACCAAGACCTACCAGCACTCAACGCCATTCTAAACTTGCTTTCGACGTTGCTATTATTGAGGGGGTTCCTATTGATCCGCCAAAAAGATATTGCCCGTCACCGTCAGACAATGATTGCGGCGATGGCCTCTTCTGCGGTTTTTTTAACGTCTTATCTAACCTACCACACGTTGCGGCAAATGGATAGTGGGATCGGGCATACAGTTTTTCCAGAATATGCGCCGGACGTACTGCGGTATATCTACTATGGGATTTTGGTTCCCCATGTGGTTTTGGCGGCCTTGGTGCTACCTTTGGTGTTGATGACCTTTTATCGGGGACTAAAAACCCAACAAAAAGGTGGAAGCCCCTATGTTGCCCGTCACCGACGAATAGCACGTTTTACCTTTCCGGTATGGCTCTTTGTTTCGGTGACCGGTGTGGTGGTGTATCTATTGCTCTATCAAGTTGCGCCTCTTTTTAAGGGCTAA
- a CDS encoding amidohydrolase family protein gives MNKFFTLCLALLSFPASLMAQTYALKAEMLHTAAGPSISNGLVLVKEGKIEWVGPAKEKAIPKGYQIYSAKVITPGLIDGHSVVGLAGALNQPHDQDQLETSGSPLAPELSALDAYNPREVLVEYLRTMGVTTIHTGHGPGALISGQTLVAKTVGNNVQEAVIDASAMLAITLGAGINSGFKTPGTRSKALALLRQELLKAQTYLRKMEQAELSKRPERDLKMETLVQLLRGEIKALITVDRAHDIQAAIRIAKEFNLKLVLDSVSEAYLVIDEIKASGAEVILHPTMKRAAGESENLTFETAKILNEAGIPFSLQSGFEGYVPKTRVVLFEAGVAAAYGLPFEKALAAITIYPAKILGLDQRIGSLEVGKDADVVLFDGDPFEYTTHVCTVFVNGKVVSETCR, from the coding sequence ATGAACAAATTTTTTACGTTGTGTCTGGCCTTGTTGTCTTTTCCAGCAAGCCTTATGGCACAAACCTATGCCCTTAAAGCCGAGATGCTGCATACCGCTGCTGGACCCTCTATTTCCAATGGGCTGGTCTTGGTGAAAGAGGGTAAGATCGAGTGGGTGGGCCCGGCGAAAGAAAAAGCCATCCCCAAAGGGTATCAAATATATAGTGCCAAGGTCATTACCCCCGGTTTAATAGACGGGCATTCGGTGGTGGGTTTGGCTGGTGCGCTCAATCAACCACATGACCAAGACCAATTAGAAACTTCGGGATCTCCTCTGGCACCAGAACTCAGTGCTTTAGATGCCTACAACCCAAGAGAAGTTCTGGTGGAATACCTTCGGACGATGGGGGTTACGACGATCCATACAGGCCATGGTCCGGGCGCCCTCATTTCTGGTCAAACCTTGGTGGCCAAAACGGTTGGCAACAACGTCCAAGAAGCGGTAATAGACGCTTCTGCCATGCTTGCCATCACATTGGGTGCAGGGATCAACAGTGGCTTCAAGACCCCAGGTACGCGGTCCAAAGCGTTGGCTTTATTGCGTCAAGAATTGCTTAAGGCACAAACATACCTTCGTAAAATGGAGCAGGCCGAGCTATCAAAACGTCCAGAGCGTGATCTAAAAATGGAGACCCTGGTTCAATTGCTCCGTGGGGAAATAAAAGCACTTATCACCGTAGATCGCGCCCACGACATTCAGGCAGCCATACGTATAGCGAAGGAATTTAACCTTAAGTTAGTCTTAGACAGTGTTTCCGAAGCATATCTGGTCATAGACGAGATCAAGGCCAGTGGAGCCGAGGTAATCCTTCATCCAACCATGAAACGTGCCGCCGGAGAAAGCGAAAACCTAACGTTCGAGACTGCTAAAATCCTGAATGAAGCGGGGATTCCCTTTTCACTCCAAAGTGGTTTCGAGGGCTATGTCCCCAAAACCCGTGTGGTACTCTTTGAGGCTGGCGTGGCTGCTGCATATGGCTTACCTTTCGAGAAAGCCTTGGCCGCCATCACGATATATCCAGCCAAAATCTTGGGATTAGACCAACGCATCGGATCGCTTGAAGTTGGAAAAGACGCAGATGTGGTCTTGTTTGATGGAGACCCATTTGAATACACCACCCATGTTTGCACCGTTTTTGTGAATGGAAAAGTGGTTAGCGAAACTTGTCGCTAA